From a single Paramisgurnus dabryanus chromosome 17, PD_genome_1.1, whole genome shotgun sequence genomic region:
- the dio3a gene encoding iodothyronine deiodinase 3a, translating into MKRVRNALVCLLILPRVLIAALVLWCLDFLCVRKRVLLHLRDREDDEDAEDPPLCISDNNRMFGWESLKAVYHGHKLDWMKSARVGHGAPNSEVVELSDLQPRRILDFVRQNRPLVLNFGSCSUPPFMTRLTAFQRLVLRYSDIVDSLLVYIEEAHPSDGWISSDAPYQIRKHQSLEERRDAARLMQREAPGCTIVADSMNNSSSCAYGAFFDRLYVVHDGKVVYQGGRGPEGYRLSELRLWLDRYRKRLDASDAAAI; encoded by the coding sequence ATGAAGCGTGTGAGAAACGCGCTCGTGTGTTTGCTTATTTTGCCTCGTGTCTTGATCGCTGCGCTCGTGTTGTGGTGTCTGGATTTCCTGTGCGTGAGGAAAAGAGTTTTACTTCATCTCAGAGATCGTGAGGATGATGAAGATGCTGAAGATCCCCCGCTGTGCATCTCTGATAATAACCGCATGTTCGGCTGGGAATCTCTCAAAGCGGTTTACCACGGACACAAACTGGATTGGATGAAATCGGCGCGCGTTGGACACGGCGCGCCGAACAGCGAAGTCGTGGAGCTCTCGGACCTGCAGCCCAGACGGATCCTGGACTTTGTCCGGCAAAATCGACCGCTGGTGCTGAATTTTGGCAGCTGCAGTTGACCGCCGTTCATGACGCGACTGACGGCGTTTCAGCGGCTCGTCCTTCGTTATTCAGACATCGTGGATTCGCTGCTGGTTTATATCGAGGAGGCTCATCCGTCCGACGGCTGGATCAGTTCCGACGCTCCCTATCAAATTCGCAAACATCAGAGTCTGGAGGAGAGACGCGACGCGGCGCGTCTGATGCAGCGCGAGGCGCCGGGCTGTACGATAGTTGCCGACAGCATGAATAACTCGTCCAGCTGTGCGTACGGAGCGTTTTTTGACAGACTTTATGTCGTGCATGACGGCAAGGTGGTTTATCAGGGCGGGCGCGGACCGGAGGGTTACCGGCTCTCTGAGCTCCGACTTTGGCTGGACCGGTACCGAAAGCGACTCGATGCCTCCGACGCCGCTGCGATATAA